The DNA window GGCGGCGCGCAGCGCCGTCCGCCGCAGCCCTGAGCGGCTCTGGCGCAACACTCACTCCCCGGAACGGCTCGCCCGAGGCCCTCGAACGCCGAAACCGTCGCATTGGTGTACCGTCCGAAAGGCCATGCCCGCCGCCCGCTACTTACCCGGGGGAGGCAGGGCCACCGTCATGCCATGTCGCTTGAAGACATCCACCATCCTGGCGCGGTCGGGCGGGCCGCCGCCCGCCGCGCCGACCACCTCGGCGGCCTCGCGGAAGTACGCGGGCCCCATGATCGCGGGGGTTATGAGGACGAGCTGTTTCGCGTCGACGCCGCCGAGGTTGTCGAAACGGTGCACCGCGCCTCGTGGGATGCACAGAGCCTGCCCAGGGCCAACCTCGATGGGCGTGCCGTTTACGGTCCAGGTGAGAACGCCCTCAACGCCGTAGAGGATCTCCTCGAAGGCATCGTTCTTGTGGGCCGGCGCCGCCAGCCTCTGCCCGACGGGCACCCGCACCTCGAACACCGACGCACCGCCATTGGAGTCACCGCTCGTAAGGAGGAATCGAATCCCCAGGGGACCGATCGTGATGGCCTCCTCCGAAGGATTGATCCTCAGCGTGTTCGGCTCCATTTCAGGACCCCCTTTCCGCAAAGCCTCGTCCCCCAACGCTCCGGTTCAGCGGCGGGCCGCGCGGCGGACCGGCCGCTGCAACCGGTTGTTAGACCTCCAGCCGCGGACGCCAGCGGCCATCGGAGCGCCTCGAACCCCATCGTGATCTACTGAGCCACGAGCTTGCGGCGGCCCCCCGGGAGGCTGTCGCAGGCGGGAGCCGCGCCGTCCAGCAGTGCCTCAGGCAGGCAACCCGTGCGCGGGTTGGCGCTCGGCTCGGTTGCATCGGTGGTGCCGCCGTACTCCAGCCTCCCGCCCACGCACGGCTCGGCCAGCGGCGCGCCACAGGTTTCCACGCGCCATCGGGTTTGGCCTGCCGTTTGGCGAGCGTGGGCCCTCGCGGAGGGCGGGCGGCCCGGCGGGGTCACCGGGTGAGCGCGCGCACTCCGCGAGCGATATGACGCAGCATGCCAAGGAACGTGAACGCCCAGGCCAGCAGGGCGATGTACAGGAACAGGTACGGAAGGCCGCGCAGGAACCCGAAGGCCATCGCCCGGTCCATCTGCCAGGTGCTTACCGCGTACATGCCCAGAGGGAACACGGCGCCCCAGTACTGCGGGTCATAGCGCATCGGGAAGCGCTGATAGACGTGGCGCCAGACGCTCAGGATCAGCAGCATCGGGATCCACCAGGTGCCCGTGGCCCAGTAGAACATGGTGAAGCCCTTGAGGAAGGGCAGAACGGAGCTCAGGAAAGGCGCGTGACCGGCGTTGAGGATCAGCCGCGACCCGGCCAGCGTCGATATGGCCATCGCCCCCATGTTGATCCAGTAGGGGGGCGAAAGATCGTCCGGTGAGAAACGGAAGAAGACGTAGCGATAGAAGATGAGCGAGATCATCCAGATGTAGAGCATGCCCCCGCTCAGCCACATCGACAGCGCCAGCAGGTTGAGCTCCAGCCGGTATGGCTG is part of the Chthonomonadales bacterium genome and encodes:
- a CDS encoding tellurite resistance/C4-dicarboxylate transporter family protein, with product MITPPSPVAGWRAHLAEMSPAYFGLVMATGIISIGCHLMGIPLLARALLALNLLQYVVLLALYALRATLLPHRFFEDLVDHLHGPGYFTVVAGSGILASQLMVQLESKGLALVLWAWTLLLWLLLTYSIFTAFTVKREKPPLERGISGGWLLAVVATQSLAVSSALLATGFQQPYRLELNLLALSMWLSGGMLYIWMISLIFYRYVFFRFSPDDLSPPYWINMGAMAISTLAGSRLILNAGHAPFLSSVLPFLKGFTMFYWATGTWWIPMLLILSVWRHVYQRFPMRYDPQYWGAVFPLGMYAVSTWQMDRAMAFGFLRGLPYLFLYIALLAWAFTFLGMLRHIARGVRALTR
- a CDS encoding cupin domain-containing protein is translated as MEPNTLRINPSEEAITIGPLGIRFLLTSGDSNGGASVFEVRVPVGQRLAAPAHKNDAFEEILYGVEGVLTWTVNGTPIEVGPGQALCIPRGAVHRFDNLGGVDAKQLVLITPAIMGPAYFREAAEVVGAAGGGPPDRARMVDVFKRHGMTVALPPPGK